A single window of Arcobacter venerupis DNA harbors:
- the recO gene encoding recombination protein RecO → MQGYIIDIKPVKDDDLIVSILTEHEVMTTYRFYGARHSNINLGYKIDFELENTRSTIPRLKDVIQLGFPWILDNEKMYCWQRYIKLFYPHLKDIEGIDAFYFYCLENLVHVMIKQNALRAICESYISLLEYEGRLHSDLECLICENIINEDVSLVRGFLPVHATCTHSKAFEINKMRDLFEKKKVINFNDEEVEYLWDILLQGL, encoded by the coding sequence ATGCAAGGTTATATTATTGATATTAAACCTGTAAAAGATGATGATTTAATCGTATCAATTTTAACAGAACATGAGGTTATGACAACTTACAGATTTTATGGAGCAAGACACTCTAATATAAACTTAGGTTATAAAATTGATTTTGAACTTGAGAATACAAGGTCTACAATTCCTAGATTGAAAGATGTAATTCAACTAGGATTTCCTTGGATTCTTGATAATGAAAAAATGTACTGCTGGCAAAGATATATAAAACTTTTTTACCCTCATCTAAAAGATATAGAAGGAATTGATGCCTTTTATTTTTATTGTTTAGAAAATCTTGTACATGTTATGATAAAACAAAATGCTCTTAGGGCAATCTGCGAATCTTATATTTCTTTATTGGAGTATGAAGGACGACTTCATAGTGATTTAGAATGTTTGATTTGTGAAAATATTATAAATGAAGATGTGTCACTTGTAAGGGGATTTTTACCAGTTCATGCAACATGTACTCACTCAAAAGCTTTTGAAATAAATAAAATGAGAGATTTATTTGAAAAAAAGAAAGTTATTAATTTTAATGATGAAGAAGTAGAATACCTTTGGGATATTCTACTTCAAGGTTTATAA
- a CDS encoding pyrimidine/purine nucleoside phosphorylase, translated as MAEFNNVSIAKAANILFEGNITSRTIVLEDGSRKTLGIMLPGEYELNTVHKEVMDIQRGVLEVMLPAQDWVKYEGPASFEIQANSKFKLRVHSLVDYCCSFIKNH; from the coding sequence ATGGCAGAATTTAATAATGTTTCTATTGCTAAAGCAGCAAACATTCTTTTTGAGGGAAATATTACTAGTAGAACAATTGTATTAGAAGATGGTTCTAGAAAAACATTAGGAATTATGTTACCAGGAGAGTATGAATTAAATACGGTTCATAAAGAAGTTATGGATATTCAAAGAGGTGTTTTAGAAGTTATGTTACCAGCACAAGATTGGGTAAAATACGAAGGACCAGCGTCTTTTGAAATTCAAGCTAATTCAAAATTCAAATTAAGAGTACATAGTTTAGTTGACTATTGTTGTTCTTTTATAAAAAATCACTAA
- a CDS encoding nitrous oxide reductase accessory protein NosL: MKKNLSLLMFLFALMFTNLNAGEMYQTVEAKDATLVKTNSSKEFCDVCGMPLTKFYKTNHVTEFKNGHKEQYCSLHCQAEIHEDYHDKIKNIQVVDTNSLKLIDATKAFYVVGSSKPGTMSPVSKYAFSTKEAAIKFQKDFGGEIHSFEESLKIAKEGLNKDNKSLEEKRIPIAKKGKKIFESLCNQIELKEFNSIGEAKQYLIDNNVCKNLDSQMLQSVSIYLYDPMLAVDKSKMIKVPEDAKCPVCGMFVSKFPKWVAQIQLKDGHNHYFDGVKDMMKFYFNPSKYEHTHTKDDISQINATDYYTLELIDAKKAYYVIGSNIYGPMGEELIPFKNKDEAQKFMTDHFGKSLVSFDEIKEEMLK; this comes from the coding sequence ATGAAAAAAAATCTAAGTTTACTTATGTTTTTATTTGCATTAATGTTTACAAATTTAAATGCAGGTGAAATGTATCAAACAGTAGAAGCAAAAGATGCAACTTTAGTTAAGACTAATTCTTCAAAAGAGTTTTGTGATGTTTGTGGTATGCCTTTAACAAAATTCTATAAAACAAATCATGTTACAGAATTTAAAAATGGACATAAAGAACAATATTGTTCTCTTCATTGTCAAGCAGAAATTCACGAAGATTACCATGACAAAATAAAAAATATTCAAGTTGTGGATACTAATTCATTAAAATTAATTGATGCAACAAAAGCTTTTTATGTAGTTGGAAGTTCAAAACCAGGAACCATGAGTCCTGTTAGTAAATATGCATTTTCTACAAAAGAAGCTGCGATTAAATTTCAAAAAGACTTTGGTGGTGAGATTCACTCTTTTGAAGAAAGTTTAAAAATTGCAAAAGAGGGTTTAAATAAAGATAATAAAAGCTTAGAAGAAAAAAGAATTCCAATAGCAAAAAAAGGAAAAAAAATATTTGAATCTTTATGTAACCAAATAGAATTAAAAGAGTTTAATTCTATAGGTGAAGCAAAACAATATTTAATTGACAATAATGTTTGTAAAAATTTAGATTCTCAAATGTTACAATCTGTGTCAATTTATTTATATGACCCGATGTTAGCCGTTGACAAATCAAAAATGATAAAAGTACCAGAAGATGCAAAGTGTCCAGTATGTGGAATGTTTGTTTCAAAATTTCCAAAATGGGTAGCTCAAATTCAATTAAAAGATGGACATAATCACTATTTTGATGGAGTAAAAGATATGATGAAATTTTATTTCAATCCATCAAAATATGAACACACACATACAAAAGATGATATATCTCAAATCAATGCAACTGATTATTATACTCTTGAATTAATAGATGCAAAAAAAGCTTATTATGTAATTGGTTCAAATATTTATGGACCAATGGGTGAAGAGTTAATTCCCTTTAAAAATAAAGATGAAGCACAAAAATTTATGACGGATCACTTTGGTAAAAGTCTTGTAAGTTTTGATGAAATTAAAGAAGAGATGTTAAAATAA
- the ccoN gene encoding cytochrome-c oxidase, cbb3-type subunit I: protein MKNNIQIEYDYSVAKAFAVVAILFGIIGMTVGVILAFQLAFPQLSNLAGEYGTFSRLRPIHTNGVTFGFTLSGAFAGWYYISQRVLKVSLKESPFLMAIAKMHFVLYFITILLAVITLFMGFTTSKEYAELEWPLDILVVVWWVLWGISIFGLIGIRRERTLYISIWYFIATFISIAMLYLFNNMEVPTALVSGYGSWIHSVSMYSGTNDALVQWWYGHNAVAFVFTVPIIALSYYFLPKESGQNVYSYKLSILSFWGLLFVYLWAGGHHLIYATVPDWMQTMGSVMSVVLILPSWGSAINMLLTMKGEWQQLQTNTLIKFMVLASTFYMLSTIEGPIQAIKSVNAIAHFTDWIPGHVHDGVLGWVVFMIMAALFHMVPRMYKREIYSKSLMDTQFWLQTTGIVLYFTSMWIAGITQGMMWRAYDEYGSLVYSFIDTVTVLHPYYTIRAVGGLLYLIGFFMFSYNIYKTIRCGRVLDKEPVNATPVAA from the coding sequence ATGAAAAACAATATACAAATTGAGTACGATTACTCAGTTGCAAAAGCATTTGCTGTTGTTGCAATTTTATTTGGTATCATAGGTATGACAGTTGGTGTTATCCTTGCGTTTCAATTGGCGTTTCCACAGTTAAGTAATTTAGCTGGGGAGTATGGTACATTCAGTAGATTAAGACCAATTCATACAAATGGAGTTACTTTTGGTTTTACATTAAGTGGCGCATTTGCAGGATGGTATTATATCTCGCAAAGAGTTTTAAAAGTTTCATTAAAAGAGTCACCTTTTTTAATGGCTATCGCAAAAATGCACTTTGTTCTTTACTTTATAACTATTCTTTTAGCTGTAATTACTTTATTCATGGGTTTTACAACTTCGAAAGAATATGCTGAATTAGAGTGGCCATTAGATATCTTAGTTGTTGTTTGGTGGGTTTTATGGGGTATTTCAATTTTTGGATTAATTGGAATTAGAAGAGAAAGAACTCTTTATATTTCTATTTGGTACTTTATTGCAACATTCATTTCTATTGCAATGTTATATTTATTTAATAATATGGAAGTTCCAACAGCTTTAGTATCTGGTTATGGTTCATGGATTCACTCTGTTTCTATGTATTCAGGTACAAATGATGCCTTAGTTCAATGGTGGTATGGACACAATGCTGTTGCATTTGTATTTACTGTACCAATTATTGCTCTAAGCTACTATTTTTTACCTAAAGAATCTGGTCAGAATGTTTACTCATATAAACTTTCTATTTTATCTTTCTGGGGATTATTATTTGTTTATTTATGGGCTGGTGGACACCATCTTATTTATGCAACTGTTCCAGACTGGATGCAAACAATGGGTTCTGTTATGTCAGTTGTTTTAATTTTACCATCATGGGGATCAGCTATTAATATGCTTTTAACAATGAAGGGTGAGTGGCAACAATTACAAACAAATACACTAATTAAATTTATGGTATTAGCTTCAACTTTCTATATGTTATCAACTATTGAAGGGCCAATTCAAGCTATTAAATCTGTAAATGCTATCGCACACTTTACTGACTGGATTCCAGGACATGTACATGATGGTGTTTTAGGATGGGTTGTATTTATGATTATGGCAGCACTATTCCATATGGTTCCAAGAATGTATAAAAGAGAGATTTACTCTAAATCATTAATGGATACACAATTCTGGTTACAAACTACAGGTATCGTTTTATACTTTACTTCAATGTGGATTGCAGGTATTACACAAGGTATGATGTGGAGAGCATATGATGAATATGGTTCTTTAGTATATTCATTTATTGATACAGTAACTGTATTACATCCATACTATACAATTAGAGCAGTTGGTGGGTTATTATACCTAATTGGATTCTTTATGTTCTCATATAATATTTATAAAACTATTAGATGTGGAAGAGTACTTGATAAAGAACCAGTAAATGCTACACCAGTAGCTGCGTAA
- the ccoO gene encoding cytochrome-c oxidase, cbb3-type subunit II, whose protein sequence is MFHWFEQRPFFFAVLVFLFVAFAGIVEVIPDFAKQSRPTVGTKPYSVLELAGRQVYIKDSCNACHSQLIRPFKSETDRYGMYSLSGEYAYDRPFLWGSKRTGPDLMRVGNYRTTDWHENHMYEPSAVVPGSIMPAYKHQFTNKADLDTAYAEAYTVKTVFATPYDQDLNGDGKIDVELGDYATAIAKAKEDAKAIAADMKNEAIKDAVANGQIPEIVALIAYLNSLK, encoded by the coding sequence ATGTTTCATTGGTTTGAACAAAGACCGTTTTTCTTTGCGGTACTAGTATTTTTATTCGTTGCATTTGCGGGTATTGTTGAAGTTATTCCAGATTTTGCAAAACAAAGTAGACCAACTGTTGGTACAAAACCATACAGTGTATTAGAATTAGCAGGTAGACAAGTTTATATAAAAGATTCTTGTAATGCTTGTCACTCACAATTAATTAGACCATTTAAATCAGAGACTGATAGATATGGGATGTATTCATTAAGTGGTGAGTATGCATATGATAGACCATTCTTATGGGGATCAAAAAGAACAGGTCCAGATTTAATGAGAGTTGGAAATTATAGAACTACAGATTGGCATGAAAACCATATGTATGAACCATCAGCTGTTGTTCCTGGAAGTATTATGCCAGCATATAAACATCAATTTACAAATAAAGCTGATTTAGATACAGCATATGCAGAAGCATATACAGTAAAAACAGTGTTTGCTACACCATATGATCAAGATTTAAATGGTGATGGGAAAATTGATGTAGAGTTAGGTGATTATGCTACAGCAATTGCAAAAGCAAAAGAAGATGCAAAAGCTATTGCTGCTGATATGAAAAATGAAGCTATAAAAGATGCTGTTGCAAACGGTCAAATTCCTGAAATAGTTGCATTAATTGCATATTTAAATTCTTTAAAATAA